CCCTGCCGAGAACCTTTCCGGCCGGTAGCAACCCGCCTCGTTCTGGAATGCGAGAGATTGGATCTCAGAGGCGGCGTCATAATTTCCATTCAGTATCTCGACATGGCCCTTAAAGTCTTTGATGTAGGCGATGGTTCCAGGAGGGGGGTCTATTGCCAGAAGTTCCACGCGAGACCTGTTGATCTGCTCCTGGGTGAGCGGGACCTTCCAAGGCCGGTAAAGCATCCTGTATTGGCCCGATCTCCGGATCTGGTAGAGGTACTTCTCCATCAGAGTGCCATTAAGGTACAGATCTGCTCTATACTCCTCTACATAGATCTCTCCTCCAATCGAAACGGATGGCTTCGATGGCTTTGAATCGAGATCCAGGATGCCATCTCCAAAGCAGCCGGTGAAAAATAGGCCGACGATCCCAATTATAAAGACCGATGAGATCAGGGCCAGAATTTGCCTCTCTTCCCTCAATCCCAGCCCACCTCCGGCCTCTTAGGACCCTCTTCCTCGGTGGTGAGGTAGCCCAGCCGCCTCAGCTCGTCCTCCTCGAAGTTGAGGTAGTCCATCCTTCCGAATTTCACCAAATACGTCACATACTTTGAGGGGAATGAATCCAGGATCGTATTGAAGTTCTGGACTATGTTATTGTAGGTGTACCTGTGGCGTGAGATCTCATCTTCCACGCCTTTTATGGCGTCCATGGTCATCATCACCGTCTCGGAGGTCCTCAGCTGGGGATAGCCCTCGGCAACCGCCACCAGGTTCCCGAAGACCCCCTTGCTCTCTCCCTCGATCCTCGTAAGCTCAATAGGATCTGCACTCGCCACCCGGGATCTCATCCCGGAGATCCTCTCCAGGACCTCCCGCTCGAATCGTGCGTAGCTCTTGACGGAATCGACGAGCTGCTCGATCATATCCAGCCGCTTTTTCATGGCCACTCTCATCTGCGATAGGGTCGCCTCAGCACCGTGGCGGAGCCTCTGAAGCCTATTGTAGATGGAGATGAAATAGACTGCCGATGATAGCAGGAGGAGGAAGGCCGTCAGAATGGCAGCCGATCCATGAAGCTGGATTTCCATAGCCTCTTATGAAGGCGAGATATATGTTAAAGTTTTTGGCTCAACCTCCAGGATCTTTGAGATATGATGGCCTTATCGAAGGGGCTTATCAGCCCCGATCCCATGGCCGTAGGCAGCAACCCCTCGAGGATCGCGAGTTAAAAAAGTGCGGGGGAAGGGATTCGAACCCTTGAACTCCTGCGAGAATAGATCTTGAGTCTATCACCGTTGACCTGGCTTGGTTACCCCCGCCCTATTCGAAGTGAGTGACGCAGGTCCAGTGGTAGTATCCGAGGACGCCCGTCCCCGTCACCTCGTCGTACTCCTCCAGCAGGCGACCGCAGATCGCGCACCTCTCCCCCTCGGAGACCTCGATCTCCGAGTCGTCGCAGATCACCACCACGGCCATGACCGGATATAGCGTCTCCAGTTTTAAAGGTTTTGCCGCCGTATCTCCCTTCTTCCCCCCGGGAGGTCTTTTTGGGGGGCGAAGGGGAGGGGGGGAGGTCGCCGGAGGTCCACGCCGGTCGCCGGCCTCGAAGATTCTGATCCGAGGCCATAGACGCCTCCAGTCCCCCCGGGGGGCGATCATCCCGGATCGATAGATACATAACGGCCTTCGGGGATGGTATCCCATAGAACGAGGTGTCCATCGTTGAAAATAATCGGTCTTGAAGACCAGGAGGTCGAGGCCAGCCTCCGGAGCGCCGGCCTGGGCCTATCGGTTCCAGAGGCGCGCTCCGTCGCCGAGGCGCTGGGGAGGGACCCCACCATCCCGGAGCTCTTCAACTACGATACCATGTGGAGCGAGCACTGCTCCTACAAGAGCAGCCGCGCCACCCTGAACGAGTTCCTCTGCACCTCCGGCCCCAACGTCGTCCAGGGTCCGGAAGAGGACGCCGGGATCGTGGCCATCGACGACGAGTGGTGCGTCGTCATCGCCCACGAGAGCCACAACCACCCGAGCCAGATCCTGCCCAACGAAGGCGCCGCCACCGGGATCGGCGGCATAGTGAGAGACGTCAACTGCATGGGCGCCAAAGTCGTCGCCACTGCCGACCCCCTCCGGTTCGGCGACCCCTTCGGCGAGGATAAAAACCACGTCCGCTGGGTCGCCGAGGGGGTCGTCGACGGGATCTGGCAGTACGGAAACGCCCTGGGGGTCCCCATCATGGCCGGAGACGTCGTCTTCGATGACAGCTTCGACACCAACTGTCTCGTCAACGTCGTCGCCATCGGGGTAGTGCGACGGGGCGAGATCATCAAGAGCCGGGCCCCTGCGGGCGCGGGAGAGAAAGGCTACGACGTCATCGTCGTCGGAAAGCCCACCGACTCCAGCGGCTTTGGCGGCGTCACCTTCGCCTCCGAGGAGCTGCGGGAGGAGGACGAGGAGGCGAACCGGGGGGCGATCCAGATCCCCGACCCCTTCCTCAAGAACGTCCTCTTCAAGGCGAACGAGGCCTTGTTCAAGCTGACCCGGGAGGAGGGGATCACCATCGGCTTCAAGGACCTGGGGGGCGGCGGGTTCACCTGCGCCTCCTCGGAGATGGGGGCGAGCGCCGGGTACGGGATGGACCTCGACCTGGACCTGCTCCACAAGGTGAGCGACGACCTTCCCCCCGAGGTCGTCGCCTGCGCCGAGACCCAGGAGAGGTTCATGCTCATCTGCCCGCCGGAGCTGACGGAGCGGGCCCTCAAGATCTACAACGAGAACTGGGACCTCCCGAACGTCTACGAGGGGGCGAGGGCCTCCGTCGTCGGGAAGGTGACGACGAACGGCAGGTACATCACCCGTTACCGGGGCGAGGTGACCTGCGATGTCCCGATCCAGCACCTTACGGGGGGGATCCGCTACCAGAGGGAGGAGCGGCCCCGGATGACGAGCTTCGAGGAGCCGGAGGTCGCCCCTCCTGAGGACCTGACCGACGCCCTCCTGAAGGTCCTGGCATCGCCGAACGTCTCCTCCAGGGAGCACATCTATCGGTACTACGACACCGAGGTCCAGGGGAACTCGGTGATCAGGCCCGGGGAGGCGGACGCCGGCCTCATAGCCCCCGTCCGGGGCAAGAAGTTCGGGATCGCCCTATCGGTGGACGCAAACCCCTTTTACGGGAGGATCAGCCCCTACTGGGCGGGGGCGACGGCCGTCGCCGAGGCGATGAGGAACGTCGCCGCCATCGGCGCCACCCCCGCCACCCTCACCGACTGCCTCAACTTCGGAAACCCCGAGAAGCCCGAGGCCTTCTGGGAGTTCAGGGAGTGCGTCCGGGGCCTCGCCGACGCCGCGAAGGCCCTCTGGCTGAAGGGGTACGAGGATACCCCCGTCCCTATCGTCTCCGGGAACGTCAGCTTCTACAACGAGTCCCCCGAGGGGACGGTCGACCCCTCGCCGATCATCGCCTGCGTCGGCCTCATCGACGACGTCAGGGACGCCGTCACCATGGACCTGAAGAGGGCCGGTGACTCGATCTACCTTCTCGGGCCCCGGTTCGACGAGCTGGGGGGGTCCGAGTACTATCGGACGGTCTGGGGAGCTGCGGGCAGGAATGTGCCGGTGGTCAGGTTCGACCTGGAGAGGAGCATGATCTACGCCGTCATCGACTCGATAGCCGAAAAAACCGTCGTCGCCGCCCACGACATATCCAACGGCGGCCTTGCGGCCACCGCCGCCGAGATGGCCCTGGTGGGGAGGGGAGACCTGGGCATCGATCTGGACCTCGACGCCGCCGGATCGGACCTCCCCGCCGACCGGCTCGTATTCAGCGAGTCCTCGGGCTTCCTTTTGGAATGCAAGGCCGGGTCCGAGGAGGATCTGGAGCGGATTCTGAAGGGATGCGGCCTTGAGATCATCCGCCTCGGGAAGGTGACCGACTCGCCGGAGCTGGTCATGACCCACCGGGGGAAGACCGTGGTCAGGATGGACCTGATGGAGGCGAAGAAGGCCTGGACCGGAGGCCTCGGGGAGGCGATGAGATGAAGATAGCCGTCGTCCAGTTCCCGGGGACGAACTGCGAGCACGAGACCCTCGTAGCCGCGAAGAGCGCTGGCCTTTCCGGGGAGATCTTCCGGTGGAACAGGCCGGCAGAGGAGCTATCCGGCTTCGACGGGTACATTATCCCTGGAGGATTCTCCTATCAGGACAGGCTCCGGGCCGGGGCTATCGCCTCGAAGGAGCCGGTGATGGACGCCCTCCGGGAGGAGGCGGAGAGGGGCAAGCCGATCATCGGGATATGCAACGGCTTTCAGATCCTGGTGGAGGCGGGGCTCCTTCCGGGCCTCGGAGGCATAGACGCCGCCCTAGCCTCTAACGTGATGGTCTCGAAGGGGGAGATCGTGAGGCGCGGATTCTACTGCGCCTGGACGACGCTGCGGCACGAGGCGCCGCCGAAGAGGTGCAGCGGGAGCTTCCTCCTGGAGGTGGGGGAGCTCGTCCGGATGCCCCTCGCCCACGCCGAGGGGAACCTCGTCACCGTCGACCCGGACCTGATGGCGAGGCTGAACGAGGACCACCAGGTGGTATTCCGGTACTGCAATGAGGCGGGGGAGGTGGACCCCGAGTATCCCGTCAACATCAATGGGAGCCTCGAGAACGTCGCTGGGATCTGCAACCCCGAGGGGAACGTCCTGGGGATGATGCCCCACCCCGAGAGGTCGTCCTTCGCCTGGCAGCTCCCGCCGGCCGATCCGGCGAAGAGCGTCGGGGATATGGAGGCCCCCGGACCCGGGAGGAGGATATTCGAGTCGATGAAGCGGTACATAGAGGTGAGGAGATGAAGATAAACCTCAGGGTCTGGCTGAAGATCCCCGACGCCGAGGCCGCCACCGTCAAAAACACCCTCCGCCGGAGGATGGGCTACGAGGGCGTTCTTACGGACCTCCGCCGGGAGAGGCTCTGGTCGATCGAGGTCGACGACGGAGTCGATGACCCGATGGACCTTGCGCGGCGGCTGGCCAGGGATCTCGTCAACGAGAACAAGGAGAGCTATCGGGCCTCCGTCGGCGCCGTAACCTTCGAGGGGGGGTACGTCCCCGTCAGGGTGGGGCTACACATCGAGGACGGCGAGGCGGTCTCCGCCCTGAAGAGGCTCCGGGACCGGCTCGGCTTCGAGATGGTGAGGGGGGTGGAGAGGTCCGTCGTCTGGAAGCTGGCCCTCAGCTCCCCCAACCCCCGGAGGACGGCGGAGGAGATCGCCGAGGGGCTCCTGATAAACCCTCACAAGGACTTTTATGAGATCATGACGTGAAGGGAGGCGTATGACCTCCTACATCCAGCATCCTCTGCTGAAGGAGAAGGCGGTGGAGAGGCGGCTCTTCCAGCTGGAGCTTGCGGCCTCCGCCCTCCAGGCCTCGACCCTGGTGGTCCTGCCGACGGGTCTGGGAAAGACCGTCGTCGCCTTGATGGTCCTCATCGCCAGGCTAAACCGGGGCAAAGTCCTCTTCCTCGCCCCGACGAAGCCCCTGGTGGAGCAGCACGCCTCATTTCTTGAGAACGTCCTCGCCGACAGCACCATCGTCGCCTCCTTCACTGGCGAGATTTTGCCGGAGAGGCGAAAGGAGATGTGGGAGGAGGCTAAGATCGTCGTATCGACCCCCCAGGTGATCGAAAACGACCTATTATCCCGGAGGATATCCCTCCGGGACGTCTCCTGCATCATCTTCGACGAGGCCCACCGGGCCGTCGGAAACTACGCCTACGTCTATATAGCGGAGCGGTACGGTCGAGAGGGAACCGATCGGCTCGTCCTCGGGATCACGGCGAGCCCCGGGAGCAGCCTCGAGCGGATCGAGGAGGTCTGCGGAAACATCGGCGCGACGAGGATTGAGACCAAGACCGAGGCGGACCCCGACGTCTCCCCCTTCGTCCACCAGCGGGAGATCGAGGTCGTCAAGGTGGCGGTCCCCCCGGAGATCCAGAGGGTCCGGTCCCTCCTGGAGGAGGTCCTGGAGGAGCGGGGCGAGGCCCTCGACCGCCTCGGCGGGTCCGATGGCCTCCGGATGCCGAAGAGGATGGACCGGACCTCGAAGAAGGAGCTTCTAGACCTGCAGAAGAGGCTCCGGGGCCTTATTGCAAAGAACCCGTCGCCTAGCCTCTAC
The sequence above is drawn from the Methanothrix harundinacea 6Ac genome and encodes:
- the purQ gene encoding phosphoribosylformylglycinamidine synthase I, which codes for MKIAVVQFPGTNCEHETLVAAKSAGLSGEIFRWNRPAEELSGFDGYIIPGGFSYQDRLRAGAIASKEPVMDALREEAERGKPIIGICNGFQILVEAGLLPGLGGIDAALASNVMVSKGEIVRRGFYCAWTTLRHEAPPKRCSGSFLLEVGELVRMPLAHAEGNLVTVDPDLMARLNEDHQVVFRYCNEAGEVDPEYPVNINGSLENVAGICNPEGNVLGMMPHPERSSFAWQLPPADPAKSVGDMEAPGPGRRIFESMKRYIEVRR
- a CDS encoding LemA family protein, whose amino-acid sequence is MEIQLHGSAAILTAFLLLLSSAVYFISIYNRLQRLRHGAEATLSQMRVAMKKRLDMIEQLVDSVKSYARFEREVLERISGMRSRVASADPIELTRIEGESKGVFGNLVAVAEGYPQLRTSETVMMTMDAIKGVEDEISRHRYTYNNIVQNFNTILDSFPSKYVTYLVKFGRMDYLNFEEDELRRLGYLTTEEEGPKRPEVGWD
- the purL gene encoding phosphoribosylformylglycinamidine synthase subunit PurL, coding for MKIIGLEDQEVEASLRSAGLGLSVPEARSVAEALGRDPTIPELFNYDTMWSEHCSYKSSRATLNEFLCTSGPNVVQGPEEDAGIVAIDDEWCVVIAHESHNHPSQILPNEGAATGIGGIVRDVNCMGAKVVATADPLRFGDPFGEDKNHVRWVAEGVVDGIWQYGNALGVPIMAGDVVFDDSFDTNCLVNVVAIGVVRRGEIIKSRAPAGAGEKGYDVIVVGKPTDSSGFGGVTFASEELREEDEEANRGAIQIPDPFLKNVLFKANEALFKLTREEGITIGFKDLGGGGFTCASSEMGASAGYGMDLDLDLLHKVSDDLPPEVVACAETQERFMLICPPELTERALKIYNENWDLPNVYEGARASVVGKVTTNGRYITRYRGEVTCDVPIQHLTGGIRYQREERPRMTSFEEPEVAPPEDLTDALLKVLASPNVSSREHIYRYYDTEVQGNSVIRPGEADAGLIAPVRGKKFGIALSVDANPFYGRISPYWAGATAVAEAMRNVAAIGATPATLTDCLNFGNPEKPEAFWEFRECVRGLADAAKALWLKGYEDTPVPIVSGNVSFYNESPEGTVDPSPIIACVGLIDDVRDAVTMDLKRAGDSIYLLGPRFDELGGSEYYRTVWGAAGRNVPVVRFDLERSMIYAVIDSIAEKTVVAAHDISNGGLAATAAEMALVGRGDLGIDLDLDAAGSDLPADRLVFSESSGFLLECKAGSEEDLERILKGCGLEIIRLGKVTDSPELVMTHRGKTVVRMDLMEAKKAWTGGLGEAMR